Sequence from the Acropora muricata isolate sample 2 chromosome 10, ASM3666990v1, whole genome shotgun sequence genome:
TGTTAAGGGGCATGTGTTCATGCATCTTGCTAAGAAAAGGTTTGCTCACGAAGAGACCATTTTAGTTCCCATAGCCGTTTCATGTATTTCAGTGTAAAAAGTTTTTGTCATCGAAGGACAAGTTGTTCTTTGTGGGCCTCATGCGTTTCAGGTCACAGCCTTTTTCGATGAAGGCGTCGCGTGGACATGTGTTACATCGATGCCTTCATAGAGTGGAATGTTGGTGTAGAGAGATGACAAGTCTAGTACCTCCCGCCATTAAGGTATCTTTGAGAAGTTTTCGTTATTACTTTTGCGCTTCCTTCAGTTGAAAAgcttcatttgtatttataACGAGTTGTTTAAAAGTAGACTAAGCTGAAGGCGTAACAAGCCATTGTCCTTGATTGCTTGCCGGCACTAAGGGAAATTACCGTCGTAATGCGACACCAGTTTCCTTTGTTCCTCGAAAGTGAAAGTTCTTCTCTGTGATTTCGGTGCAACTGACTGAATCAACGACTCTCGTCTCGAAGAAAATCGAAGTCAAATATCACAACTCAATGGCGGTTCACTGAAGGTTCTTGTTTTACGATGGAATCACTTGTTTTCGCAAAGGGAGCAGCAGGCCAATATTTCACGGATCTTGTGGAAGCTTGTGAGGATCATTTCAATAGAATTTACCCAGAATGTGTAAATTCAACGCATCATGAAACAGTTATGTGTCCTCCTGTGTTTCCATTTGGATATGTCGCTCCTACAGGTCAAGCCTCTGGAGCAAAGGCACTCACTAGGGTGGAGGAAGACACTATTCGTGGCGATAATGCAGAGCTCAAAATATTTCAGCTGTTGGAGAAGTACGGGCAAAACACGAAACAGCCTATGTTCGTTCTGACTCAGCTAAAACTATcagaattttccaaaaatgtaCTTCAGCAGGTGTTGCCGGCAGATCATCCTGTTTTGAGTAAAAATTTCAATGGAGAAATCGACTTTGTGATCATCCATCGTAAAATTGGTGTCATTCTTATGGAAGTCAAGTCCAAAGATAAGTTCAGTAAGAGCCTTCAAGGCGAAGCAAGGAAACAGGTTCAAAAGGGCGAAGAAATTATTCATGCTCTTTTACAGGCTGATCACAGAACAGGAATAAGCATCCCTGTTTACAAAGTCATCGCCATGCCGAATGTTGCCGATGAGTGTCGCGGCAATTCGGATTTTATTGGTCTTCGAGAGGTCCATGTACGCTCTGATGACAATTTCAACAGTTGGTGGAAATCAATGTTTGTCGAAACGGAGTTCGAGcccgaaaaacaacaaaaactacAACACCTAATTAGTGTATGCGTTTGTCAAAAGTCTGAAGTCAGTTCGGCGGTGCTTGCAAGCGTTTGCAAGAAGATTGCCACCCAGCACTTTCTTCaaaaaagctacaaaaaaggAATGAGAGACCCTGGTGACAGATTACAGGAAGTATCGAGACCAGCTGATAACTGGGAGCAAGAAATCTTAGCAAGGCAGTTTTTGTTCCTAAATCCTGACCAACTACGTATATGGAACGGTGACTCCCACATGTTCTTCAATGGCTCCTCTGGCAGTGGTAAAACAATCTTGCTTCAGTTCAAAGCTTTAAAATGTGCTAAAGCCAGCGGGGAAAAAGTGGTTGTTGTTGTTCCTTTGCCATTAATTGCACTATACAAAGAATTTTTCGCACAGAATGGTATTTCAAGCGAAAAAATTGATGTTCTCTCTCCTGTAGAATTCTTTCACGGcagcctttttagaaacaatGATACGACAAGTCAGTTTCACTTCTTCGCTGATGAACTACAGacttttcaaacaaagcttccAGACTTGTTCACTCTGTTAGAAACATTAATGGCCAGGTTTGATGCCTCTGACTGTTATTGCTGGATGGCTTATGATTATATGCAAATGAATGAGGATACGATATCTCTGGATGAAACAGGTGGAATATTTAGCGCTGCCAACCTCCCGTTAGAAACACAAAGACTCTGTGACAAATTCCTTAGCTTTCAGCATGCTTCTTGTCTCAATACAGTTGTGCGTTCGACGCTTCAAATTTACAGTCATTTGCAACTTTTCATCAAAAAGTCCCTCAAAGATTTGTTTGAGAAAGTGATCTTGTTGGAGCACATCGATGATGGTACAAAGCAATCCTGGGGTAGATGGGTGAGACGCTATGAAGTTTCAAACCATCTCGGCCATCACATTTGCGGACCTTCCGTTGCAGAGTTTCAGGATGCTTATTTGGATGATGTTGTTGAAATCATTGCAACTGAGATAAATAAGTGGACAACACAAGATTGCCTTCATCGTGTTGCTGTGCTAGTTTCAACAACTTTCCTGAAGGAAAACTTGTCTCAACTTATGACAATGAAAGGAATATCATTTTGTGACGTTGGCCCCGAAACAAATGCAGTTGTCCTTGACTATGGACACAAAGCCCACTCATATGAGTGGCCAATTGTTATTGCCGTTTCAAACTACAATGATAACAGGCTCAGTATCAATTACATCATGTTAACTCGGGCTATAACAAGACTCGTTGTTATAAAGAGTATCAGCACAAGTTAAACTTGTGTATTATTTGCTCTTTTTATCAGACTTctggtttcttttattttgaaatcaatGCAAGTCTTTGTGACCAAACGGCAGTCGAGCAACAGGAACGGTACCTAGCGTAACGATAAAACCACTCGTGGACACGAATGAAGGGTAAATGTGATTGTAAAgaactctttttcttcttcgggGGTCAAGTCTTAAGATACTGATAGGTTTAGTAAGTTTTTCTAAAGGCAAGAAATGAACTTTAAAGGAGGGTCGAAATTATTCATACTCTTTAACAAGCCGAGCACAGACTGGATATTGgccaaaatatttgctaaaatccCGGTGCTGCGCATGTGAGCACGATTTTTATGGTCTTTTCAcaaatgatatcattgtttttGGTGTTGTTGCTGTCGCCGTCGTCGATTCTCAagaaggagcttaagcaaccacgacgacaacggcaacaaaaaccccacaaatttgcatatctgacaatgaaaaacagtatttttgcacgctttgcacgtgcatttttcatcttttgagattttgaagacgttctcattctttctacgacgtaaaATGACATGttctgcagttgtgtggacgacttgagcatatgatgataaatgtccaattttgtcttatgtcccaagcgccgGTTCCAATTTAACTCCAGGAtaattaaaacacatttttcaaacttaatgactttgaataaatgaaaaatgattgtagaaacgcgaagttgcattttcagatgacgttctcgcttccgtcaacgtcgtgtttgcttaagcttccgcTCTACTAAGCTCCCTGataacgtgaaatgacctgttttgcagttgtgtggaagACGTATAAGCTCTTGGCcagaaactttaatttttttatgtcTTTCTACCAACAAACAGGTTATCATACCAATTAAATTTCAGGATATAGTGAATAATGTTTTGCCAGTCAAATGGCTTTCAAATGATCGCGAAACAGTTGCAAAAGTTACATCAGTTTTCGAACGATGTTCTCGATGTGGCCGACTTTGATAATTGAGATATTAAGAAAAATCAAGCGATGAATAAACGGGTTGCTGTAACAACAAaggacaaattaaaattaatcacCAAGGAATGTCTTTCGAACCGGAAAAATTGCTTTCACGGGTACTTTAGGGTGGTCAGTGTTTGCAATAAAAACAAGGAGAGCGTTTTCTACAAACGTAACCAGTATTGCAGGTCAAGGAAAGGCGGTTGCGACGTCTTTTTCGGTttcccacaaaaaaaaaaaaatgaaagtcgTCGTAGTTTTAATCACATTTTTTTCAGCTTCTGTGAATGCATTTCAAAATGGAGGAGTAGCAGAATTAACTTCTGAAACCTTTGATAACCTAGCAGTATCTAATCTGGCAGTTGTGGAATTTTTCGCTCCGTGGTAGGTCAGCCTTCAAATATTGCTGCAGAATTTGCGCTTGTTGTCTTCAAAACAGTGGATGTTTTCGATAGAAAATAAGCTATTTCGCTTGATGTTATTTAAGCCTCTTTTTTTCGCTTATAGTCACTGTTTCAGATAATTGCCATTGGCTATAGGACAACATTGGGTTTGACAGAGGTGTCAAAATGGCATGTGTTTCACCAGACATTCGGAGCACCAAGCTCGAATGAATTATGATTCAACTgtattttacaaaattttaaactTCGCTGCTTATTGGAGGAGGGCACTCGAGCTCAAGTTGTTAGGGGAATGGGTGGATACAACCGTCTCATCATAGAGCTTACGCAATGAAGACGGAAACGACAATATCACAAacctgcatatttaatgaacaaaagtCATGATTTCTGCACGCTTGGCACACCGTGCACGtgcactttcttttttttttttttttcagaaattattATCTATAATGCCGTCGCCTGTGAAATAACTACaagaaatgaccaaatttgaattcCTAGTTTCATTTCCCTCGAAATTTCTATTGTGTTCATGTCAATGTGATTCCTATACTTTGAGGTCCGTTTTAGATGTTTTTATGTTGCAAATAAGCAAACTTGTATTTTGGAGTCTCTGTTGCCTTAGCCGtcctttagcaatgacgacgacAACGCCAAAgaaaacgtcatttgaaaatcaacatttgcagagttgtgactattttgtgattatccCATTTTCTTTGAATTCTACAACGTTGGTGAAGCAGGCTACAACTGGACCGCAAGGAGtgatacagagaattaaagaattgCTATTGAAGGCTTGCTGATGTTATCGTCAAAatcacaaatgtggtaacttgacgttgttgttttgcagagctCGGCACGAAATTATTATAGtcaagagcgtgccgcacgtgcagcacgcttatatTTTTTACCATTCGATcaatcaaattctttatttCTGACGGCGTCATTGgatgctaaagctctctatcAAGAAAGGACGACTGCTGCCCCGAGTTGCTCGAGGCATAGTTAGCGCTTACCaacgttaactaccatagaaatgaataggttttgatacttcttgACCAATGGTTatcatgcttcgagcaaccggctcCTGATTACGCCTGTTTTGCTTCCGTTCAGAGTTCGTTTTCTTTTGCTACCATTGCAGGTGCCATTACTGTAAACAATTTGCCCCGGTCTACCAAGAAATCGCCGCACAAGCGCTGAGTAATGGGTTGGACATATTTTTCGCCAAGGTAATGTGAAATGCTGAGAAACAATCCAATTGCAAAGAATGACAATGTGAAGACCCTGTgtgatttcttttatttctcaCGCAAGTTCTATAAGACGCGATCTACGCCTTATCGCCCTCATCTTAAGATCCTAGAAGATTTGAACCTCCAGCTACCGGTATTTGTAGAAAAAAAGCAATCATCTCCTCCTCGTTATTTCCAGTTCCTTAAAGTCTAACTATTTCCAGATTGAATTACAAAAGCACAGCTTTTTTTTCATAGATTGAGTGTTCCTGCGGTTAGAATTCTACCCCTTTTGATTTCGCACGGGAAGTAGTCCtcttcttcaaaaaaaaaaaaaaaaaaaaaactccagtCGTCGATGCTCATTTGCGGTACAAAGAAGATTAAAAACCGCTTTCGCCTCAGCGTAAAGGCCTTGCCTAAAAAATTACTTTGGTGCAGTTCTGCTGGATCTGTCACGTTTTATTGCTGAGTCCATGAGGCACAGAGCTGACAATCCAGGCCCGTTTGTTTCTCATCGCTTTCACAAATTGTAACGTGTCGTGTGATAGGTTATAGTTTTCACCATGGCATCATGGAGGCCATGTtgattttcaagaaatttaatTCTGTTCTTacgaaaaaattattttactctcggggaaaaaaggcaaaactACCTTTCAAAAATTTGCTCTTCACTATACACTTTTATATTTTGGCAGGTGGATTGCGACGGAAGAGGGAAGCAATTATGCAATAACTTAAACGTAAAATTTCTCCCGACGATAAAAGTATTCAGCAATGGGAAGTCCCTTGGGGATTACAACGGCAGTCGACAACCAGGTATCGATCGAATCCGAAGATAGagcattttacagtt
This genomic interval carries:
- the LOC136931018 gene encoding uncharacterized protein isoform X1 — its product is MLSSKSQMWCHYCKQFAPVYQEIAAQALSNGLDIFFAKVDCDGRGKQLCNNLNVKFLPTIKVFSNGKSLGDYNGSRQPAKMLEFLSKAANSPNDLALLMADDMGAKMPSNVTPWHADQKSH
- the LOC136931018 gene encoding thioredoxin domain-containing protein 5-like isoform X2, with translation MKVVVVLITFFSASVNAFQNGGVAELTSETFDNLAVSNLAVVEFFAPWCHYCKQFAPVYQEIAAQALSNGLDIFFAKVDCDGRGKQLCNNLNVKFLPTIKVFSNGKSLGDYNGSRQPAKMLEFLSKAANSPNDLALLMADDMGAKMPSNVTPWHADQKSH